Proteins encoded together in one Fimbriiglobus ruber window:
- a CDS encoding DUF6797 domain-containing protein: MPARWSPAVALLLLLAAPIRSAEPPAPLHQQLAREPLAALAKEARDRGDAGRGAVLFFQPFLTCARCHDGGDTQLGPDIARAGKEATAEYLIESVLLPSKVLKKGFEPVTITTTDGRTLTGLVADDKGDSLTLIDPAAGGKRVVIAKADVEKRAVGTQSLMPDGLVNLLSDRQQFLDLAKYLIEIAEQGPTRAKELRPAQMVAVVAEYEKDVDHAGLVRTLDDKAFRRGEAIYTRVCGNCHGTKDQPGSLPTSLKFAADKFKNGSDPYSLYQTLTRGYGMMAPQTWMVPRQKYDVIHYLREKYLKPHNPSQFATIDAAYLTRLPKGTTFGPPAVTVEPWVTMDYGPSLINTYEVGGPGPNFAYKGIAVRLDPGAGGVSRGKQWIAFDHDTLRLAAAWTGTGFIDWKGIHFNGQHAIHPKIVGDVRVSNPIGPGWANPETGSFADPRSKGRDGRPYGPLPRAWAQYRGLYHFGDQTLISYSVGDAPVLELPGAESSGQGVVFTRTLEIGKSSHDMLARISPEGVSAAVVGDDRAKLVKQDGFILLRIPAVATPTRVKVLTAKGEATALSEFAKTTPAPRPLRPLTAGGPKRWPEILRTTVAAGKNDGPFAVDTIALPINNPWNAQLRLTGFDFYPDGKRAAVCSWDGDVWLVSGFDNAASGLTWQRIASGLFQPLGLKLRDGAIYVCCRDQIVRLHDLNGDGETDFYECFNNDHQVTEHFHEFAMGLQTDADGNFYYAKSGRHALPALVPHHGTLLKVSKDGASTEILATGFRAANGVCLNPDGTFFVTDQEGFWTPKNRINLVTKGGFYGNMWGYTDVTDTSDSAMKQPLCWITNDFDRSPAELLWVTSDKWGPLRGSLLNLSYGQGKIYVVPHETVNGQAQGGMCALPLPLFPTGVMRGRFHPTDGQLYTLGMFAWAGNQTVPGGFYRVRYTGKPTDLPVGLKAVPSGVEVTFTDALDATAAADPANYAIKVWGLKRSQNYGSQHVGEKSLPVTKAAVQPDGKTVRLNISGLAPTWGMEIKYRVKGSDGRAITGTIHNTIHALPE; encoded by the coding sequence AGCTGGCTCGGGAACCGCTAGCCGCGCTGGCGAAGGAGGCACGGGACCGCGGCGATGCCGGCCGCGGAGCCGTCCTTTTCTTTCAGCCGTTCCTCACCTGTGCCAGGTGCCACGACGGCGGCGACACGCAACTCGGCCCGGACATCGCTCGGGCGGGCAAGGAGGCGACCGCGGAATACCTGATCGAGTCCGTACTGCTGCCCTCGAAGGTTTTGAAGAAGGGGTTCGAGCCCGTCACCATCACCACGACCGACGGGCGGACGCTGACCGGCTTGGTGGCAGACGATAAAGGCGACTCGCTGACCCTGATCGACCCGGCTGCCGGTGGCAAACGGGTCGTCATCGCGAAAGCAGATGTTGAGAAGCGTGCCGTGGGGACGCAATCGCTGATGCCGGACGGGTTGGTGAACCTGCTCTCCGACCGGCAACAGTTCCTCGACCTCGCCAAGTACCTCATCGAGATCGCGGAACAGGGACCGACCCGCGCGAAGGAACTCCGACCGGCACAGATGGTCGCCGTGGTCGCGGAGTACGAGAAGGACGTCGACCACGCCGGACTGGTCCGCACGCTGGACGACAAGGCGTTCCGCCGCGGCGAGGCAATTTACACTCGCGTCTGCGGGAACTGCCACGGGACCAAGGACCAGCCCGGGTCGCTCCCTACTTCCCTCAAGTTCGCGGCCGACAAGTTCAAGAACGGCAGCGACCCGTACAGCCTCTACCAGACGCTCACCCGCGGTTACGGCATGATGGCCCCGCAAACGTGGATGGTGCCGCGGCAGAAGTACGACGTGATCCACTACCTCCGCGAGAAGTACCTGAAGCCACACAACCCGTCGCAGTTTGCGACAATCGACGCGGCGTACCTGACGCGACTGCCGAAAGGGACGACGTTCGGGCCGCCGGCCGTCACCGTGGAGCCGTGGGTGACGATGGACTACGGCCCGAGCCTCATCAACACGTACGAAGTCGGCGGGCCGGGGCCGAACTTCGCCTACAAAGGCATCGCCGTCCGCCTCGACCCCGGTGCGGGCGGCGTCTCCCGCGGCAAGCAGTGGATCGCCTTCGACCACGACACACTGCGGCTCGCGGCCGCGTGGACGGGCACCGGCTTCATAGACTGGAAGGGCATCCACTTCAACGGCCAGCACGCGATCCACCCGAAGATCGTGGGCGATGTCCGCGTGTCGAACCCGATCGGCCCGGGTTGGGCGAACCCGGAGACCGGAAGCTTTGCCGACCCCCGCTCCAAGGGACGCGACGGCCGACCCTACGGCCCACTCCCGCGCGCGTGGGCGCAATACCGCGGTCTGTACCACTTCGGCGACCAGACGCTGATCTCGTACAGCGTCGGCGACGCGCCCGTGCTGGAGTTGCCGGGTGCGGAATCGTCCGGGCAAGGTGTCGTTTTCACCCGGACCCTGGAGATCGGTAAATCGTCTCACGACATGCTCGCCCGCATCTCGCCGGAAGGCGTGTCAGCGGCGGTCGTCGGCGACGACCGGGCCAAGCTCGTTAAGCAAGACGGCTTCATCTTGCTGCGAATTCCGGCAGTCGCTACGCCGACGCGGGTGAAGGTACTGACCGCGAAAGGCGAAGCGACTGCCCTCTCCGAGTTCGCGAAAACGACGCCCGCGCCGCGGCCTTTGCGGCCGCTCACCGCTGGCGGGCCGAAGCGGTGGCCGGAGATCCTGCGGACGACCGTAGCGGCGGGCAAGAACGACGGTCCGTTCGCCGTCGACACGATTGCTTTGCCCATCAACAATCCCTGGAACGCGCAGCTCCGGCTCACCGGGTTCGACTTCTACCCGGACGGCAAGCGGGCCGCCGTCTGCTCGTGGGACGGCGACGTCTGGCTCGTGAGCGGGTTCGACAACGCCGCGAGCGGACTGACCTGGCAGCGGATCGCGTCCGGCCTGTTCCAACCGCTCGGCCTCAAACTCCGCGACGGCGCGATCTACGTCTGCTGCCGCGACCAGATCGTCCGCCTCCACGACCTGAACGGCGATGGCGAAACCGACTTCTACGAATGCTTCAACAACGACCATCAGGTGACAGAGCACTTCCACGAATTCGCGATGGGCCTCCAGACCGACGCCGACGGCAACTTCTATTACGCCAAGAGCGGCCGCCACGCGCTGCCGGCCCTCGTCCCGCACCACGGCACGCTGCTGAAGGTGAGCAAGGACGGCGCATCGACCGAGATCCTGGCGACCGGCTTCCGGGCGGCCAACGGCGTCTGCCTGAACCCGGACGGGACGTTTTTCGTCACCGACCAGGAGGGCTTCTGGACGCCCAAGAACCGGATCAACCTCGTCACCAAGGGCGGCTTCTACGGCAACATGTGGGGTTACACGGACGTGACCGATACCTCCGATTCCGCGATGAAACAGCCGCTCTGCTGGATCACCAACGACTTCGACCGTTCGCCGGCGGAACTGCTCTGGGTGACGAGCGACAAGTGGGGGCCGCTCCGCGGGTCGTTGCTGAACCTGTCCTACGGCCAAGGGAAGATCTACGTCGTGCCGCACGAGACCGTGAACGGCCAGGCCCAGGGCGGCATGTGCGCGCTGCCGCTGCCACTGTTTCCGACCGGCGTCATGCGCGGCCGATTCCACCCGACCGACGGCCAGCTTTACACGCTCGGCATGTTCGCCTGGGCCGGCAACCAGACGGTCCCCGGCGGCTTCTACCGCGTCCGCTACACCGGGAAGCCAACGGACCTGCCGGTCGGCTTGAAGGCAGTACCAAGTGGGGTCGAGGTGACATTCACAGACGCCCTCGACGCCACGGCCGCAGCCGACCCGGCGAACTACGCGATCAAGGTGTGGGGGCTCAAGCGGAGCCAGAATTACGGCTCGCAGCATGTGGGCGAGAAATCACTACCAGTGACGAAAGCGGCCGTCCAGCCGGACGGGAAGACCGTCCGCCTCAACATCAGCGGCCTCGCCCCGACGTGGGGCATGGAGATCAAGTACCGGGTGAAGGGCTCAGACGGGCGGGCGATTACCGGGACTATTCACAACACAATCCATGCGTTGCCGGAATAA